The window ATCAAATCTTATAATGttctaataacaataatctaatatttaagaatttctagatgagatatataatattaatcataatataatttatatattcattaaataatttgttttttatttaattaaatctagaATTTGAATTCTTTGTATTTCTTAGAAGCTTTTGAATCTTGACTTTGTTGTCGTTTGCGTTTACtctgtaaaaataatcaaaatgggtgttttaatatataatattatttaataataaataatatttaatatatatttaatatatatttattaattaattttttaaatattcaaaaatatgctTACTTTTTGTCGTTGCACATGATCTTGAAGCATATCTGATAGATCTTCCCTTCTTAAGTGAGCTTGTCGTGACCTCATTGTTTCTTCATATCGTGATGCCATTGCTTCTGaatctaaatctaattcaCTTGGATCTAATGCTAATTCAACAGCTCCATCTTTTTCTGTTCTTCCATCTGATGTTGTTCCACTTACTCCACGTCGTGCAGCAATTACAGATGGTGGTGCTTGACCACCTGCTGCACCAGTCATATCATAAACATGTGTACTACCCATCATGCTTGCTCCAAGACCTTCTGTTCTTCTTTCTTGCAAAACTGTATATAAAGCAGGAGTATCACCTCCTTCCATTtcactttcaattttcttctttcttaattcTATTGTTTCTGGAGTTTCTAATCCTGCAGGAATTGATGTTATTCCACTAGGTGTTATTAAACCTTCTGCACCAGGTGTAACCAAACCACTTGCATCTCCATCTCcatcttttccttctccttcaccTTCTCCACCTTCTTCTGcatcttcatcttcatcttcatctCCAGAAGATTCTGATTCAGGTTCACCCCACATACCTCTATCAATTTCTTCATCCATATTATCTCCTCCTGGAGTACGTGATATACCAAATACATCTCCATATAAAGGTCTTCCTGTTTCATCTACAGGAGGTTTTCCCCAACCACCAGCATGATAGCCAAATGCACATCCTTCTGGAATTGGTGCATTTAAACcaggtatttttaaattgggaTAACTTGGTGGTGGACCATATCGTTGCATAGCAATTAACCATGGAGGAGGTACCTTATGACAATTAGGTCCTACTGGCATACCAAGAGCAGTACGTAATTCATCAGATAATTCTCCaggtttcttctcttttaacCGCGTTTCGAATTCTTTACCTTCATAGTATAAATCACCGTGAATAGTCATACGAGGCTTCGTTTGCCATTTGAAAAATGCATCATGTAACTTTTGATAGTCAATATCTATTTTGCCAAGCTTGGGCCTTGCTCTTTCTCGCATTTTAGCTTTCAATGTACGTGTATCATCTCGTTCTTGAAGACTTGCTCTCATTTCTGTAATACCAGttcgttttataaaatctGGTAAATCAAAAGGAGGCTTCTCTATACCTCGTTTTccttgtaaatattttcttttgaaacacCAATGTCTTGGTACAGGTACTGTATTACGGTGAGCTTTTAATTGTACGAGAAGTTTTGGATCTCTAGCAGTAACATCATGCATTTCTACAACATCTGGACGCCCAACAAGTTGTTTTAATTCTGCAACACTTAAGCGCGTTAATCtttttagttttcttttagaaagacGTGGAGCACCATTTTCTCCACTTCCttgctgttgttgctgctgatTTGCCTCATCATCAAAATCATCTAATGGTGGTACTTTACTAGGTACAGTTCCTGTTGCTTGTAATGTTGTCACAGGTGGATATTGTCCTATTGGTTCTCCTTTTTCTGTTTCTGCAGATTTTGGCTCAGGTTCAGTTAGTTTAAATGCTTCAAATATTCTAGCAAATTGACGATACATTGGTTCCAAATCATTAATACTTGGAATTTCTTGAACATATTCAATTTCTGGTAAATCTTCTTTTGGTTTGGCATTTTCCACAttgtcttttttattctccatTTCTTTTCCTACATtgtgtttctttctctttttcttttttttctttttagtctTAGTTGTTTTCACATCAATTTTTTCTGTTGTTGTTTCAGGTTCAAGTATAACATCATCTAAATGAGATATATCTTCTCCTAGAGTTTCATGATTAGGTGATTTTCCTAAAGAAACTATGTCATTTGGATCTCCTCCTACTTCTTTAGCTCTTTCTGTTTTAAAAGCTAGAGCTTGTTCTAAAGCTGCTGGTAATTTCACAGAATCGCTGTCTGTATCTCTTCCAGCATCATCTGATGAAGTTTGACTTTGTAATTCACTTGGAGGACTTActtttaaacttaataaacTTGGTAATGCTTTTGGAGGATCCATTCCTGGTACTCCATGATTCATTAAAGATGGTATTTGATGTGTCATTTGTTGAgtctgttttaaaaatttataaatgaaaattaataagaaaactgcatatgtacaattaattttataatttataaatatactagtcattatgtaattaaatataataaaatattatataaaattttaatatatatatgtattagttaatatataaataatatcttttttcttgtaaTGAAAACAAAACTAACCTCATTTCCTACTATATTCTCCATGTTAGTATTTCGTTCTGCTCATATGTGATATGTAAGAATATATACTATGTTAAAGTTATTTACAacctaaaatcaattttttaataaagaaaaattaatctacacctattaatgttatattgtataataaaatacatagtaCAATAAAGATAATACCTTACCataagtattgaaaaaaaacataGAATAAATAGACTAGAGAACGCTTCTTACTGTTGAAAACAatgctattattttattggttaattcaataatattgattaaataagaaatttcattttttatttaaaaatttaattaggaAATATGTATCataagtaaaaattgtttcatttataaataaacaaaaatacaaaaaaaaaaataatgattgttttactaattatcaaattacatatttttatatctaaaaaattaaaagaatgagataaaatattttttatcaattaattcttaaaagaatatatttcatatattttatttaaattataaaaatagacgttcaacattattatatttaagaaaaaaattataaaaataaaatacatatatttatctagcaaatattaaaatttaatcataaaaattattttattgaaataacataaacatttcaaaatatgttatgaaaggaaattggataaaatggaaaaaggactaatatatttttccacttatgcttatgtttatttattaattgttgcgACGGAAGTCAtcaaacttgaaaatttaataaaaatattcacaatgagcacattctttctttctcacgtacatttttatactttctctctctcgctttctctctctctctttctctccctttctctcatACTTGTCTCTGTTACGCGCATGACCGTAACATTCATCGTGAGCTAATGCGCGTATGGGCCAATTTAACCAATGTAGAACTTATGTCCACCATTCGTTGGACACTTGTGTTTTCTGGTTATGTATGTATGAATGTGGTATGATGTATATGtacattcaattattaataattattattaataacaacaataactaATTAATACGAATAGAAAATCATGTTTCATGGTGAATGActcgatttcttattttcattttttctcttaagATTTGATGAATGTCTGTTCCAGAGTTGTTGCATTTTATCCATACATGTGAAGTACATATCAGCAATGTCAGTGCAACATGCAAATTCGGCAAAACGAGGCCTTCAATTTTGGCGAATTGctgtttcgaaaattattaaaaaaattccaaacagCGATTAGTTCTTGTTCATCAGAGCTGCCAATGACAATATATAAAGCTGGAATATCTTCACTGTGCTGATTCTggcattaaaattacaataacagCATGATTCCTTTTTCAATGGTAAACTGATTATTCTACCAGTTCACCTGATTGTATTATTGATTCAGTCTAGGATGACAACCATGTCATCACCACGTACTGCTCTCTGTGGATGAGGAGGATGTAATGGAGTTGGTAATCTACGCCATGGCTTACGAGCTGCTCTTCGAAGTTCAACTGATGAAAGAGTTCTTCTAAGTCTTCtgcaaattgataataataatattttaatatatcatataatatttttttgttcattattttcatttttttctttattcttaatttttatctttattaataagcatattataaaatattaatattatattgatattaatattatagaatatataataatgctaACTTAGTTTGATCAGAAGCACGAAAATAAACATCATCAGGTGCATCCATCCATGAAATTACTTGTTTACGTGCATTACTTCTAGATAATGGTGGACCATGTGGTAAAGTATGAGGATGAGCAGCTCTTCCATTCAAAGGTGGTGCTAGAGGAAGAACTGCAGGCGTAGCATGCTCCAAAGTATGTTTTGGATGAAGTTGCTGAGAATGATGAGCCCTTTTGGCAGGTGGTCCACCAGGGAGCCCTGCACTTAGGGCAATACCTatcaaaagtattaaatttatataatattcaaaatgcacgaaattttaaaataatataaaactattaaaatctattaaaccGATGATGTGTATTCCTTTGGAAAAAATGTTAAACTgcttaatttaacaattttgattatttgtctcatttattgaatatttaaacttttaaacacttaattattttaccttCATCCCAATCCACATCAGAGTAGAAGCCAGTAAACAAAAACCATATTCAATACTAGGaactaaatttcataatatacatgaataaatttctaaaattttaaaacttaccATCTGATCCGTTGATTTCATCAAATGGAGGTCTTGTGCGCTTCAATATCGTTTGTTGACTCTGCATACTAGGTTGTGGCTGAGGTGGAGTTATCGTCAGTCTATCTACTTCAGATTTATTTGGTACTCTTTCATACAGAAGACTtccatctataatataataagtaaaatcaaaatattaagaatattgtatattaataaaaataatatttttattaaataatttatttacctgGTGCTTTTGGTGGTCTTGGGAAAGAAACTCGATCTGGTTGTTTTCGTTGTGCTGGTGCTGTAAGAGCTAACCAATCCCAATCTCCAGGTTGTCGTGGTGCAGGATGATCACCTAAACGTGTTGCTATATCAGTTACTCGAGGACGAGGTCGAGGTCGTACAGCACGAGCCAAAATACGTAATTCCGCAGGGCTTTTTGATGTTAATTGAGGAGAAGCACAGAGATGTCGTAATGGTGCTGCATTTACAGGCTGATGAGGTGCTCGAGCTGCATGACGTGTACGTAATTGTGCTGCACATAATCGTCGTGCAGCTCGCGCCAATGCTGAAGTACGTAAATAAAATGCAGATCGAGTTTTCATCACAGGTCTTGGTGATCCACTTCCACCACCTCCACTTGCTCCACTTCCACGAAGATCAACACCATGAGCACTTGCGTAATGACGACTTAAATGTGCTTTGAGCTTGAATTCTTTACCACAAGAAGGAATGCTACAACGATGAGGTCTATGAGCACCGCCAATTCCTTTACTTTCTTCATCGGAACCAGTGCcacctctctttctttctaaatcaACATCATCCATACGTGATGGaacctaaataaaaaatttttaatatataaaaataaattttcattatttaaataaatatatttaatgaaatatacctTTAGACCACCATACTTCTTCCAATATGTCCAGCAAGATTGACAAAGACGACATTGCATATGTGAAGGACCCCAAGCATACCACTGTGGACTTTGCATTACTTGACAACTTTCACATGGTTTTCCACTAACTCCAACCATTAATATTCCGCTATTATCAGTTGTCATATTACCATTGCTATTACCATTGAGAACATTAGTTGGTTTCCCATTActgttactattattattaccaagAGGTACAATTGTTGCTGCAGAAGAAGCAGTTGTAGGTGgagttgttttattataattaggtATATAAACCTGTTTCAATTTACTCTCAGCTTCTACAGCTTTTACCCTTTTTTGTTGTACATATCTATCGGTTGTCTtccacatataataatattcgataacattttttaatgtcTTCCATGGTAactaaaacatatatattcatatatattatgaagtaATACAATCCAAAACtaatctttcataattttgcTACTTACAAAATCTTGACGTATATCGGAAAAATCTTTTCCATATTTATCAAGAGCTTCTTCAAAAAGATTTGCTTCAGATGCACTCCATTCTTCCATTTCGTCTCTGCATAATACTGGACCAGTACTAGGTACTAAAGATGACATAGCTTTTGCGACATCATAATTATGTCGGTGTAATGTATCCATTGCGTGGAActttaaatagtaataaaatagtataaaaaaatttcttaaaaaaaaaatatatatataacttacataattatacacataataataatgaaaatgatatttacaaGAGTAATATCTCTAGATGCAGCTGCGGCCGACATATGTAAAGATGGTTGTTTAACCGAAGACGAACAATCTAAAGCTCTTGCAAATGTGCCTACTGATCTACTGACAACAAGGAATTGATCAATTTGACGATCTGTGAGTGAATGTCGTGGTGTCCAGACCAATGTTTCTAAATCTTGCAACCTACGAGGATCTGATTCTCTTTCAGCAGATGTCAGTGGAACTGATGCTATTCCATCAGCTTGATATCTACTACCTACTCTAATTTCAcctgaaattttatcaaaataattaattaaaaattaaaatttgaataaataaagaaaaattataattattatttattatatattatatataattataaattatattataaattatattatatataattattaacaatttttaaaattaataaataccttTATCAGCAAGCAAAGTACGTTGAGCAGGATCAAATACCAAGCaatagaagaaagaatcttctttatttaaatagcttAGTAAAGATtctgtttcatttaataaagttaCACAGCATTTGCCTCTTATATGCGTTGCAGGCATTGTTTCCACCTGACGTGATAAAAACAGTTCTCTATGTTTCATTTGATGACGTTGCTTAGAACTTAATTCTGTAACTCCTCCAGCACCAACTACATTTTCTTCCATccctgtatataaaaaaaattataattaaaattatgttttattattttaattgtataaataaatattgtaagtaTAAGAAgctaaaataacaaaatatttcattaagataaaaaaaaattaaaaaaactataaagatataacattaaaaaaagtttgaataattttattccctttttatttatataatgctaataaaaacttaatttaaaataaaattatgtgtatcttaaatttcaatattaacattaattaaataacatattaaatttcttatcatgtttgaaaatatttcttaaatttatttaattttggtttttcattattattatttttttcttttttataaataaatgaaatgtaaatgaaaCGCAGGAATGTGGCAGAATCAAtcaaaacttataataataaactaaaaatattagcaAG is drawn from Apis mellifera strain DH4 linkage group LG5, Amel_HAv3.1, whole genome shotgun sequence and contains these coding sequences:
- the LOC726336 gene encoding splicing factor 3B subunit 2; protein product: MENIVGNETQQMTHQIPSLMNHGVPGMDPPKALPSLLSLKVSPPSELQSQTSSDDAGRDTDSDSVKLPAALEQALAFKTERAKEVGGDPNDIVSLGKSPNHETLGEDISHLDDVILEPETTTEKIDVKTTKTKKKKKKKRKKHNVGKEMENKKDNVENAKPKEDLPEIEYVQEIPSINDLEPMYRQFARIFEAFKLTEPEPKSAETEKGEPIGQYPPVTTLQATGTVPSKVPPLDDFDDEANQQQQQQGSGENGAPRLSKRKLKRLTRLSVAELKQLVGRPDVVEMHDVTARDPKLLVQLKAHRNTVPVPRHWCFKRKYLQGKRGIEKPPFDLPDFIKRTGITEMRASLQERDDTRTLKAKMRERARPKLGKIDIDYQKLHDAFFKWQTKPRMTIHGDLYYEGKEFETRLKEKKPGELSDELRTALGMPVGPNCHKVPPPWLIAMQRYGPPPSYPNLKIPGLNAPIPEGCAFGYHAGGWGKPPVDETGRPLYGDVFGISRTPGGDNMDEEIDRGMWGEPESESSGDEDEDEDAEEGGEGEGEGKDGDGDASGLVTPGAEGLITPSGITSIPAGLETPETIELRKKKIESEMEGGDTPALYTVLQERRTEGLGASMMGSTHVYDMTGAAGGQAPPSVIAARRGVSGTTSDGRTEKDGAVELALDPSELDLDSEAMASRYEETMRSRQAHLRREDLSDMLQDHVQRQKSKRKRQQSQDSKASKKYKEFKF
- the LOC413318 gene encoding metastasis-associated protein MTA3 isoform X2, with translation MPMPAEYHENHGNHENANFALGATQDASNMTANMYRVGDYVYFETSSTSPYQIRRIEELNKTASGNVEAKVMCFFRRRDLPSTLIMLADKHQLASAEQQRSESPANTQNQKLENPDTTKEMTNKDGIGPKVMNKGGGKGGWLKAPLSEAQEPHGMEENVVGAGGVTELSSKQRHQMKHRELFLSRQVETMPATHIRGKCCVTLLNETESLLSYLNKEDSFFYCLVFDPAQRTLLADKGEIRVGSRYQADGIASVPLTSAERESDPRRLQDLETLVWTPRHSLTDRQIDQFLVVSRSVGTFARALDCSSSVKQPSLHMSAAAASRDITLFHAMDTLHRHNYDVAKAMSSLVPSTGPVLCRDEMEEWSASEANLFEEALDKYGKDFSDIRQDFLPWKTLKNVIEYYYMWKTTDRYVQQKRVKAVEAESKLKQVYIPNYNKTTPPTTASSAATIVPLGNNNSNSNGKPTNVLNGNSNGNMTTDNSGILMVGVSGKPCESCQVMQSPQWYAWGPSHMQCRLCQSCWTYWKKYGGLKVPSRMDDVDLERKRGGTGSDEESKGIGGAHRPHRCSIPSCGKEFKLKAHLSRHYASAHGVDLRGSGASGGGGSGSPRPVMKTRSAFYLRTSALARAARRLCAAQLRTRHAARAPHQPVNAAPLRHLCASPQLTSKSPAELRILARAVRPRPRPRVTDIATRLGDHPAPRQPGDWDWLALTAPAQRKQPDRVSFPRPPKAPDGSLLYERVPNKSEVDRLTITPPQPQPSMQSQQTILKRTRPPFDEINGSDGIALSAGLPGGPPAKRAHHSQQLHPKHTLEHATPAVLPLAPPLNGRAAHPHTLPHGPPLSRSNARKQVISWMDAPDDVYFRASDQTKRLRRTLSSVELRRAARKPWRRLPTPLHPPHPQRAVRGDDMVVILD
- the LOC413318 gene encoding metastasis-associated protein MTA3 isoform X4 codes for the protein MPMPAEYHENHGNHENANFALGATQDASNMTANMYRVGDYVYFETSSTSPYQIRRIEELNKTASGNVEAKVMCFFRRRDLPSTLIMLADKHQWMEENVVGAGGVTELSSKQRHQMKHRELFLSRQVETMPATHIRGKCCVTLLNETESLLSYLNKEDSFFYCLVFDPAQRTLLADKGEIRVGSRYQADGIASVPLTSAERESDPRRLQDLETLVWTPRHSLTDRQIDQFLVVSRSVGTFARALDCSSSVKQPSLHMSAAAASRDITLFHAMDTLHRHNYDVAKAMSSLVPSTGPVLCRDEMEEWSASEANLFEEALDKYGKDFSDIRQDFLPWKTLKNVIEYYYMWKTTDRYVQQKRVKAVEAESKLKQVYIPNYNKTTPPTTASSAATIVPLGNNNSNSNGKPTNVLNGNSNGNMTTDNSGILMVGVSGKPCESCQVMQSPQWYAWGPSHMQCRLCQSCWTYWKKYGGLKVPSRMDDVDLERKRGGTGSDEESKGIGGAHRPHRCSIPSCGKEFKLKAHLSRHYASAHGVDLRGSGASGGGGSGSPRPVMKTRSAFYLRTSALARAARRLCAAQLRTRHAARAPHQPVNAAPLRHLCASPQLTSKSPAELRILARAVRPRPRPRVTDIATRLGDHPAPRQPGDWDWLALTAPAQRKQPDRVSFPRPPKAPDGSLLYERVPNKSEVDRLTITPPQPQPSMQSQQTILKRTRPPFDEINGSDGFYSDVDWDEGIALSAGLPGGPPAKRAHHSQQLHPKHTLEHATPAVLPLAPPLNGRAAHPHTLPHGPPLSRSNARKQVISWMDAPDDVYFRASDQTKRLRRTLSSVELRRAARKPWRRLPTPLHPPHPQRAVRGDDMVVILD
- the LOC413318 gene encoding metastasis-associated protein MTA3 isoform X1, translated to MPMPAEYHENHGNHENANFALGATQDASNMTANMYRVGDYVYFETSSTSPYQIRRIEELNKTASGNVEAKVMCFFRRRDLPSTLIMLADKHQLASAEQQRSESPANTQNQKLENPDTTKEMTNKDGIGPKVMNKGGGKGGWLKAPLSEAQEPHGMEENVVGAGGVTELSSKQRHQMKHRELFLSRQVETMPATHIRGKCCVTLLNETESLLSYLNKEDSFFYCLVFDPAQRTLLADKGEIRVGSRYQADGIASVPLTSAERESDPRRLQDLETLVWTPRHSLTDRQIDQFLVVSRSVGTFARALDCSSSVKQPSLHMSAAAASRDITLFHAMDTLHRHNYDVAKAMSSLVPSTGPVLCRDEMEEWSASEANLFEEALDKYGKDFSDIRQDFLPWKTLKNVIEYYYMWKTTDRYVQQKRVKAVEAESKLKQVYIPNYNKTTPPTTASSAATIVPLGNNNSNSNGKPTNVLNGNSNGNMTTDNSGILMVGVSGKPCESCQVMQSPQWYAWGPSHMQCRLCQSCWTYWKKYGGLKVPSRMDDVDLERKRGGTGSDEESKGIGGAHRPHRCSIPSCGKEFKLKAHLSRHYASAHGVDLRGSGASGGGGSGSPRPVMKTRSAFYLRTSALARAARRLCAAQLRTRHAARAPHQPVNAAPLRHLCASPQLTSKSPAELRILARAVRPRPRPRVTDIATRLGDHPAPRQPGDWDWLALTAPAQRKQPDRVSFPRPPKAPDGSLLYERVPNKSEVDRLTITPPQPQPSMQSQQTILKRTRPPFDEINGSDGFYSDVDWDEGIALSAGLPGGPPAKRAHHSQQLHPKHTLEHATPAVLPLAPPLNGRAAHPHTLPHGPPLSRSNARKQVISWMDAPDDVYFRASDQTKRLRRTLSSVELRRAARKPWRRLPTPLHPPHPQRAVRGDDMVVILD
- the LOC413318 gene encoding metastasis-associated protein MTA3 isoform X3, whose product is MRRILNYVYFETSSTSPYQIRRIEELNKTASGNVEAKVMCFFRRRDLPSTLIMLADKHQLASAEQQRSESPANTQNQKLENPDTTKEMTNKDGIGPKVMNKGGGKGGWLKAPLSEAQEPHGMEENVVGAGGVTELSSKQRHQMKHRELFLSRQVETMPATHIRGKCCVTLLNETESLLSYLNKEDSFFYCLVFDPAQRTLLADKGEIRVGSRYQADGIASVPLTSAERESDPRRLQDLETLVWTPRHSLTDRQIDQFLVVSRSVGTFARALDCSSSVKQPSLHMSAAAASRDITLFHAMDTLHRHNYDVAKAMSSLVPSTGPVLCRDEMEEWSASEANLFEEALDKYGKDFSDIRQDFLPWKTLKNVIEYYYMWKTTDRYVQQKRVKAVEAESKLKQVYIPNYNKTTPPTTASSAATIVPLGNNNSNSNGKPTNVLNGNSNGNMTTDNSGILMVGVSGKPCESCQVMQSPQWYAWGPSHMQCRLCQSCWTYWKKYGGLKVPSRMDDVDLERKRGGTGSDEESKGIGGAHRPHRCSIPSCGKEFKLKAHLSRHYASAHGVDLRGSGASGGGGSGSPRPVMKTRSAFYLRTSALARAARRLCAAQLRTRHAARAPHQPVNAAPLRHLCASPQLTSKSPAELRILARAVRPRPRPRVTDIATRLGDHPAPRQPGDWDWLALTAPAQRKQPDRVSFPRPPKAPDGSLLYERVPNKSEVDRLTITPPQPQPSMQSQQTILKRTRPPFDEINGSDGFYSDVDWDEGIALSAGLPGGPPAKRAHHSQQLHPKHTLEHATPAVLPLAPPLNGRAAHPHTLPHGPPLSRSNARKQVISWMDAPDDVYFRASDQTKRLRRTLSSVELRRAARKPWRRLPTPLHPPHPQRAVRGDDMVVILD
- the LOC413318 gene encoding metastasis-associated protein MTA3 isoform X5, with protein sequence MPMPAEYHENHGNHENANFALGATQDASNMTANMYRVGDYVYFETSSTSPYQIRRIEELNKTASGNVEAKVMCFFRRRDLPSTLIMLADKHQLASAEQQRSESPANTQNQKLENPDTTKEMTNKDGIGPKVMNKGGGKGGWLKAPLSEAQEPHGMEENVVGAGGVTELSSKQRHQMKHRELFLSRQVETMPATHIRGKCCVTLLNETESLLSYLNKEDSFFYCLVFDPAQRTLLADKGEIRVGSRYQADGIASVPLTSAERESDPRRLQDLETLVWTPRHSLTDRQIDQFLVVSRSVGTFARALDCSSSVKQPSLHMSAAAASRDITLFHAMDTLHRHNYDVAKAMSSLVPSTGPVLCRDEMEEWSASEANLFEEALDKYGKDFSDIRQDFLPWKTLKNVIEYYYMWKTTDRYVQQKRVKAVEAESKLKQVYIPNYNKTTPPTTASSAATIVPLGNNNSNSNGKPTNVLNGNSNGNMTTDNSGILMVGVSGKPCESCQVMQSPQWYAWGPSHMQCRLCQSCWTYWKKYGGLKVPSRMDDVDLERKRGGTGSDEESKGIGGAHRPHRCSIPSCGKEFKLKAHLSRHYASAHGVDLRGSGASGGGGSGSPRPVMKTRSAFYLRTSALARAARRLCAAQLRTRHAARAPHQPVNAAPLRHLCASPQLTSKSPAELRILARAVRPRPRPRVTDIATRLGDHPAPRQPGDWDWLALTAPAQRKQPDRVSFPRPPKAPDGSLLYERVPNKSEVDRLTITPPQPQPSMQSQQTILKRTRPPFDEINGSDGKIIKCLKV